From the Deinococcus radiophilus genome, one window contains:
- a CDS encoding c-type cytochrome produces the protein MKSMYALAMTALLLLGIGGSVVGYRTAVNKVAAHEAHAEAGASEDHGAAGEGEAAEGTGEETETPVPGEGEPDTAAPEDGTQQDQLSESEQADAEAADAATDTQQDTEEANASVAAATTGDPATGQEIFASSCGGCHGAQGQGGLGPAMTENATSWSQPEFVQTLREGNSPRGELAGTMPRFSQEQLSDDDLNHIYAWVQSLN, from the coding sequence ATGAAAAGTATGTACGCTCTGGCCATGACGGCGCTGCTGCTGCTGGGCATTGGCGGCTCAGTGGTCGGTTACCGCACGGCAGTGAACAAAGTGGCCGCCCACGAGGCTCACGCCGAGGCAGGTGCCAGCGAAGATCACGGCGCTGCCGGTGAAGGCGAAGCCGCCGAAGGTACCGGCGAAGAAACTGAGACTCCCGTACCCGGTGAGGGTGAGCCAGACACCGCCGCTCCGGAAGACGGTACCCAACAAGACCAGCTTTCTGAAAGTGAGCAGGCCGACGCCGAAGCCGCTGATGCCGCGACCGACACCCAGCAAGACACTGAAGAAGCGAATGCCTCTGTGGCAGCTGCTACAACGGGTGATCCAGCCACTGGCCAGGAGATCTTCGCCAGCAGCTGTGGTGGCTGCCACGGCGCACAAGGCCAGGGCGGCCTCGGCCCAGCCATGACCGAAAATGCCACCAGCTGGAGCCAGCCTGAATTCGTCCAGACCCTCCGTGAAGGCAACTCGCCGCGCGGCGAACTGGCCGGCACCATGCCGCGGTTCAGCCAAGAACAGCTCTCGGACGACGACCTGAACCATATCTATGCCTGGGTACAGTCACTGAACTAA
- a CDS encoding sulfite exporter TauE/SafE family protein has product MTLTLAALLVGLLAGVLGAILGLGGGVVVVPGLQLAADWLGEPLPIAAAIAVSQVGVLAVGVSAAASYLERGLVHVRSGYLFAPLTIAGGVIGSLLGLFLPARLVATVFAALLLYSAYRLLRGGQKAEQGSTQSPWAAPGMGFAGVMSGLLGIGGGTVQVPVMNLLGGLPLREAIATSTFIMGLTAVANTLIYQAGGLLELPLACAVALGVLMGARAGAGLQARIPAAQLKTFFAGLLLLSAAQLLWKYWA; this is encoded by the coding sequence ATGACCCTGACCCTTGCTGCGCTCCTTGTCGGCCTGTTGGCCGGAGTTCTGGGCGCCATCCTGGGCCTGGGCGGGGGCGTAGTGGTCGTGCCGGGCCTGCAATTGGCCGCCGACTGGCTGGGAGAACCTTTGCCCATTGCAGCCGCTATTGCCGTATCGCAGGTGGGCGTGCTGGCGGTGGGCGTCAGTGCAGCGGCCAGTTACCTGGAGCGTGGATTGGTCCATGTCCGCAGCGGGTATCTCTTTGCGCCGCTGACCATCGCGGGTGGCGTGATCGGCAGCTTGCTGGGGCTGTTCCTCCCAGCCCGCTTGGTCGCCACTGTCTTTGCGGCGCTGCTGCTCTACTCGGCTTACCGGCTGCTGCGCGGCGGTCAGAAAGCCGAGCAAGGGAGCACCCAGAGTCCCTGGGCTGCGCCGGGGATGGGCTTTGCGGGAGTCATGAGCGGCCTGCTGGGCATTGGGGGCGGCACGGTGCAGGTCCCGGTGATGAACCTGCTGGGCGGCCTGCCGCTGCGCGAGGCCATTGCCACGTCCACCTTCATTATGGGCCTGACCGCTGTAGCCAACACCCTGATCTATCAAGCCGGTGGTCTGCTGGAGTTGCCCCTGGCCTGCGCCGTGGCCCTGGGGGTGCTGATGGGTGCGCGGGCTGGCGCAGGCTTGCAGGCCCGAATCCCGGCGGCGCAGCTTAAGACCTTTTTTGCGGGCCTGCTGCTGCTCAGCGCCGCGCAGTTGCTCTGGAAATACTGGGCCTGA
- a CDS encoding putative bifunctional diguanylate cyclase/phosphodiesterase — protein sequence MNNIAYLQVRLGDYAQAYELHFESLKLARELGHVPYQVDAMIWLGHECSKLGRTEQGVAYAREALALAGREGMRLLESAAATTLSELLLDDGQAEEADKILERNMSLIVDTGDQEGLSEALTVWGRVQRRLGQLPQAEQSLQEAVRLCRAICYPTQEAAALLELALVAEEVGNLRGALDLTREHHELKTKLHTEDIQRRTQALTLQLRTDELRHNAEVARLRNEELAEMNLMLRQTEAELMYQVSHDHLTALMNRSRLRERLTALLSQDQLPLGMILINLDQFKEINERYGQSCGDLVLIEVAQRLLHQVGPEDLVGRVSGDEFLVILPKIGGGPELDACAERLLEALRRLYRIENYLLEVTASMGTALAPEDGLDADELTKRVDLAMSHAKVADHAKIQRYTVELGEAEKERRRLEEELRVAIAAGELTLHYQPQFRLPHQQLSGCEALVRWHNPRRGLISPATFIPLAEESALIVDLGYWVMERACRQALEWDFVGRNLGMSVNVSAHQFEQPDFVERVRTILHTTGFPGEHLILELTESLVLRDISQAQRHVNDLHTHAIRIAIDDFGTGYSSLNMLAQLPFEHLKIDRSFVRDLTAQEAYAEPSRARVLMRGITGLAHSLQLKVIAEGVETDEQLSLLQELGCDKVQGYLLGRPVPPEEAAVWLERVQA from the coding sequence ATGAACAACATCGCCTATCTGCAGGTGCGACTGGGGGATTATGCTCAGGCCTACGAACTTCACTTTGAAAGTCTGAAACTGGCCCGTGAGTTGGGGCACGTTCCTTATCAGGTCGACGCAATGATTTGGCTGGGACACGAGTGCTCTAAGTTGGGACGTACCGAACAGGGAGTGGCGTATGCCCGTGAAGCCTTGGCGTTGGCTGGCCGCGAAGGAATGCGGCTTTTGGAGTCTGCGGCGGCGACCACTCTAAGCGAGCTTTTGCTGGATGATGGTCAGGCTGAAGAGGCTGACAAAATTTTGGAGCGGAACATGTCCTTGATCGTGGATACAGGCGATCAAGAGGGTCTGAGCGAGGCGCTGACCGTTTGGGGCAGGGTGCAGCGGAGGCTAGGCCAACTGCCGCAGGCCGAACAGAGTTTGCAAGAGGCGGTGAGGCTGTGCCGCGCCATCTGCTACCCGACTCAAGAGGCCGCCGCGTTGCTGGAGCTGGCCCTGGTGGCAGAGGAGGTAGGCAACCTTCGCGGCGCCTTGGACCTGACGCGTGAACATCATGAACTGAAAACCAAGCTGCACACCGAAGATATCCAGCGCCGGACCCAGGCCCTGACCCTGCAGCTCCGGACTGACGAACTGCGTCACAATGCTGAAGTGGCCCGGCTCCGCAATGAGGAACTGGCCGAAATGAACCTGATGCTGCGCCAGACTGAAGCCGAGCTGATGTATCAGGTGAGCCATGACCACCTCACAGCCCTGATGAACCGTTCTCGTCTGCGTGAACGCCTGACGGCCCTGCTCAGTCAGGATCAATTGCCGCTGGGCATGATTCTGATCAATCTGGATCAGTTCAAGGAGATCAACGAGCGTTACGGTCAGTCCTGCGGTGACTTGGTGTTGATTGAGGTGGCTCAGCGGTTGCTGCATCAAGTGGGGCCTGAAGACTTGGTAGGCCGCGTCAGTGGCGACGAGTTCTTGGTGATTCTCCCCAAGATTGGTGGTGGACCTGAGCTGGATGCCTGTGCCGAGCGCCTGCTTGAGGCGCTGCGCAGGCTCTACCGGATTGAGAACTATCTTTTGGAGGTCACCGCGTCAATGGGAACGGCCTTAGCGCCTGAAGACGGTCTGGACGCGGATGAGCTGACCAAGCGAGTGGACCTGGCGATGTCGCATGCCAAGGTCGCAGACCACGCCAAGATCCAGCGCTACACCGTGGAGCTGGGCGAGGCCGAAAAGGAGCGCCGCCGCTTGGAAGAGGAGCTGAGGGTGGCCATCGCTGCAGGGGAATTGACCCTGCACTATCAGCCACAGTTCCGGTTGCCTCACCAGCAGCTGAGTGGCTGTGAAGCGCTGGTACGTTGGCACAATCCGCGCCGGGGCCTGATTTCGCCGGCCACCTTTATTCCGCTGGCCGAGGAATCGGCCCTGATCGTGGACCTGGGATACTGGGTGATGGAACGGGCCTGCCGGCAAGCGCTGGAATGGGACTTTGTAGGCCGGAACCTGGGCATGTCGGTCAACGTCTCGGCGCACCAGTTTGAGCAGCCCGACTTTGTGGAGCGGGTCAGAACCATTCTGCATACGACTGGATTTCCCGGCGAGCATCTGATCTTGGAACTGACTGAAAGTCTGGTGCTACGCGATATCTCCCAGGCCCAGCGCCATGTGAACGACCTGCACACACACGCGATTCGGATTGCCATTGACGACTTCGGGACCGGGTATTCCAGCTTGAATATGTTGGCTCAGCTGCCTTTTGAGCACCTCAAAATAGACCGCTCGTTTGTGCGGGACCTGACGGCCCAGGAGGCCTATGCCGAGCCCAGTCGGGCGCGGGTGCTGATGCGGGGCATTACTGGGTTGGCCCACAGCTTGCAGCTCAAGGTGATCGCCGAAGGGGTAGAAACCGACGAGCAGCTCAGCCTGCTGCAAGAACTGGGCTGTGACAAGGTACAGGGGTATCTGCTGGGCCGCCCCGTTCCACCAGAGGAAGCGGCGGTCTGGCTGGAGCGCGTGCAGGCGTGA
- a CDS encoding ABC transporter substrate-binding protein → MTQALTIPSRPDTAPPLRLAPLVCSNTEILEVLGVLDWVVAVDSHSDSPGLEHAVRLGPDQQIDVPLLKAQAPDLVLASLSVPGLEKVVQEVRDAGLKCLVLDPITPEDIAGDIRRVGEAVGLPELGQQQAEHFLAELNRIGQQSRKRLSVWPRLPRVAVEWWPKPIIAATQESWVTHMLDRLGAENAFAARPGRSSPLTLEEVRAAQPDLMTCSWCGVRKLRPEVMEARGLGVPVVCIPETGLGRPGPRLLEGMQALAEALAGLPVPEAAKSFS, encoded by the coding sequence ATGACCCAGGCACTCACCATTCCTTCCCGCCCCGACACTGCACCTCCTCTGCGGCTGGCGCCGCTGGTGTGTAGCAATACTGAGATCCTGGAAGTGCTGGGTGTGCTGGACTGGGTGGTTGCCGTGGACAGTCATTCCGATAGTCCTGGTCTGGAACATGCGGTGCGGCTGGGACCGGATCAGCAGATTGATGTGCCGCTGCTCAAAGCTCAGGCTCCGGATCTGGTGCTGGCCAGCCTGAGTGTGCCGGGCCTGGAAAAGGTAGTGCAGGAGGTCCGGGACGCCGGCCTGAAGTGCCTGGTGTTGGACCCCATCACTCCTGAGGACATCGCCGGGGATATTCGGCGGGTGGGGGAGGCCGTCGGTCTGCCGGAGCTTGGTCAGCAGCAAGCAGAGCATTTTCTGGCCGAGTTGAACCGGATCGGCCAGCAGAGCCGGAAGCGGCTGTCGGTCTGGCCGCGCCTGCCCAGGGTGGCCGTGGAGTGGTGGCCTAAGCCCATCATTGCCGCCACCCAGGAATCGTGGGTCACACATATGCTGGACCGCCTGGGCGCGGAGAACGCTTTTGCTGCGCGCCCAGGCCGCTCCAGTCCCCTGACGCTGGAGGAGGTCCGCGCCGCGCAGCCAGACCTGATGACCTGCTCGTGGTGCGGGGTCCGCAAGCTCCGCCCAGAAGTGATGGAAGCGCGGGGGCTGGGCGTGCCGGTGGTCTGCATCCCCGAAACTGGCCTGGGCCGCCCTGGCCCCCGCTTATTGGAGGGAATGCAGGCACTGGCTGAGGCACTGGCGGGCTTACCTGTGCCTGAAGCTGCCAAATCATTTTCCTAA
- a CDS encoding response regulator gives MPRILVVDDDAAILKLISVILTRAGHDVRTAGHPVEALDLLKVFTPELVISDVVMPYMTGLEFLETMREDDKLARIPFMLLSSHAERADVRRGMNLGADDYLPKPFTPADLTGAVEARLRRVGMTLQGESGLRARALGSAQVTQDGEVVSWVSRKALELFFYLLEHQEVTSWEAAEALWPEKDESRASSLFHTTLHRLRKPLGSDAVVSTNRRYSLSESIKPEYDVQRYELLATQAGQGKLGLEELREVAGMYGEYLPGSDGPWVDDVRARLEGLQLSVLDSAASAAQTGGQTKEVVGYLQKALSIDPMSDRHWDSLATALRSLGDDSKADMADDRDIWWDSELG, from the coding sequence ATGCCCAGAATCCTTGTGGTGGATGACGACGCCGCCATTCTCAAACTGATTTCCGTGATTCTGACCCGTGCCGGGCACGATGTTCGGACAGCCGGTCACCCAGTTGAGGCCCTGGACCTCCTCAAAGTCTTTACGCCAGAGCTGGTCATCAGTGACGTAGTGATGCCGTACATGACCGGGCTGGAATTTCTGGAGACGATGCGTGAGGACGACAAGCTGGCGCGTATTCCCTTTATGTTGCTGTCCAGTCACGCCGAGCGGGCCGATGTTCGCCGGGGCATGAACCTCGGCGCTGACGACTATCTGCCCAAGCCCTTTACCCCAGCTGACTTGACTGGAGCGGTCGAGGCACGGCTGCGGCGGGTGGGCATGACCCTGCAAGGCGAAAGCGGCCTGCGGGCCCGTGCGCTGGGCAGCGCACAGGTGACCCAGGACGGCGAGGTCGTGTCTTGGGTCTCGCGTAAAGCCCTGGAACTGTTCTTCTATTTGCTGGAACACCAGGAAGTCACCAGTTGGGAAGCGGCCGAGGCACTCTGGCCCGAAAAGGACGAGTCCCGCGCCAGCAGTCTGTTTCACACCACCCTGCACCGTCTACGTAAACCGCTGGGCAGCGACGCGGTGGTCAGCACCAACCGACGCTACAGTCTTTCGGAAAGCATTAAACCGGAATACGATGTGCAGCGCTACGAGTTGCTGGCGACCCAGGCAGGCCAGGGCAAGCTGGGTCTGGAGGAGCTGCGTGAAGTGGCAGGCATGTACGGCGAGTACCTGCCGGGCAGCGACGGCCCCTGGGTGGACGATGTGCGCGCCCGCTTAGAAGGTCTGCAACTGAGCGTGCTGGACAGCGCCGCCAGTGCGGCCCAGACCGGGGGCCAGACCAAGGAAGTGGTCGGCTATCTCCAGAAAGCACTCAGTATTGATCCCATGAGCGACCGTCATTGGGACAGCCTGGCAACGGCGCTGCGCAGTCTAGGCGACGACTCCAAAGCCGATATGGCCGATGACCGCGACATCTGGTGGGACAGCGAGCTGGGCTGA
- the panD gene encoding aspartate 1-decarboxylase yields MERIMFRAKIHRATVTQADLDYVGSVTIDQDLLDAADILVNEKVDIWNITNGNRLHTYALSGARGSGVIGINGAAAHLMRPGDLVIIAAFGNYSDEEARTLEPTVVLVDGENKLLEVR; encoded by the coding sequence GTGGAAAGAATCATGTTTCGCGCCAAAATCCACCGTGCCACGGTGACCCAGGCTGATCTGGACTATGTGGGCAGTGTAACCATTGACCAGGATCTGCTGGACGCCGCAGATATCTTGGTCAATGAAAAAGTAGATATCTGGAACATCACCAACGGCAACCGCCTGCACACCTATGCGCTGAGTGGCGCACGCGGCAGCGGAGTCATCGGAATTAATGGAGCGGCGGCTCACCTGATGCGTCCCGGTGACCTGGTCATTATTGCGGCCTTCGGCAATTACAGTGACGAAGAAGCCCGCACTCTGGAACCTACCGTGGTCTTGGTAGACGGCGAAAACAAGTTGCTGGAAGTTCGCTGA
- a CDS encoding amidohydrolase, translating into MTQDPTQPQVEAALVGGGRVLAAGALVDLQAMAPKAERLDHRDLILTPGLCDAHTHLVTYGFTLSQVQLRGVSSVQEVQRRVAERAATTPPGEWIQGDGFLLSEMGLSRYPTAAELDEVSPHHPVALYSRDHHMRWVNSRALELAGIHADTPDPPGGQVVRPPQADGLGSLLENATALVNRVIPQAGDAAYLQAARVASEDLRARGFVSTHTMAFEAPQAARALQALEREEALPLRIWACVPHTELDAIERLGLAGQRGGGLFQLGGVKFFADGALGSRTAWMHAPGFADGSGTGIALDSPEVILEGGRRALALGLVPVTHAIGDRANTEVLNVYDQLRPLADHAGVRLRIEHAQHLRDEDLPRFSGLVASLQPTHMPADAALIRELMPHREALSFASRSLMQRGAILAFGSDAPVMPPSAQDNFAASVTRQGDSGGQIAPAEALTPEEVLWAHTRGPAIAAGWEDEGVIRPGSRAAFTLWDRLGGESTALVL; encoded by the coding sequence ATGACCCAGGACCCTACGCAGCCACAGGTGGAGGCTGCCTTGGTGGGTGGTGGCCGCGTTCTGGCGGCTGGGGCATTGGTGGATTTGCAGGCCATGGCGCCCAAGGCTGAGCGGCTGGACCACCGCGATCTGATCCTGACGCCGGGACTGTGCGATGCCCATACCCATCTGGTGACTTACGGTTTTACGTTGTCGCAGGTGCAATTGCGTGGTGTGAGCAGTGTGCAGGAGGTGCAGCGCCGTGTGGCCGAGCGCGCCGCCACCACCCCACCAGGCGAGTGGATCCAGGGTGACGGTTTCTTGCTGTCTGAAATGGGTCTCAGTCGCTACCCCACCGCCGCCGAGCTGGACGAGGTCAGCCCACATCATCCAGTGGCGCTGTACTCGCGGGACCACCACATGCGGTGGGTCAATAGCCGCGCGCTGGAACTGGCCGGAATCCATGCGGACACGCCTGACCCGCCCGGTGGACAGGTGGTGCGGCCTCCCCAAGCGGACGGGTTGGGGTCACTGCTGGAGAACGCCACCGCGTTAGTCAACCGCGTGATTCCGCAGGCCGGTGACGCAGCGTACCTGCAAGCGGCGCGGGTCGCCAGTGAAGATCTGCGCGCCCGTGGGTTCGTCAGCACCCATACGATGGCCTTTGAGGCCCCTCAGGCGGCCCGCGCCCTGCAAGCGCTGGAGCGTGAAGAAGCCCTGCCGCTCCGCATCTGGGCCTGTGTGCCCCATACCGAGTTGGACGCTATAGAGCGTTTAGGTCTGGCGGGCCAGCGTGGAGGTGGCCTGTTTCAACTTGGCGGAGTCAAGTTCTTTGCAGATGGCGCACTGGGCAGCCGCACCGCCTGGATGCACGCGCCCGGTTTTGCAGACGGCTCCGGTACGGGCATCGCGCTGGACTCCCCGGAAGTGATTCTGGAAGGGGGCCGCCGGGCACTGGCGCTGGGGCTGGTTCCGGTCACACATGCCATCGGGGACCGGGCCAACACCGAGGTACTGAATGTCTACGATCAACTGCGGCCACTGGCCGATCACGCAGGGGTGCGTCTGCGTATTGAACACGCCCAGCACCTGCGGGATGAGGACCTGCCCCGCTTCAGTGGTCTGGTCGCCAGCCTCCAACCCACCCACATGCCAGCCGACGCTGCATTGATCCGCGAGCTGATGCCACACCGCGAGGCGCTCAGCTTCGCCAGCCGCAGCCTGATGCAGCGCGGAGCCATTCTGGCGTTCGGCAGTGACGCCCCGGTGATGCCGCCCAGTGCCCAGGATAATTTTGCCGCCAGCGTGACGCGTCAGGGCGACTCGGGCGGTCAAATTGCCCCTGCCGAGGCGCTGACCCCAGAAGAGGTGCTGTGGGCCCACACCCGCGGTCCCGCCATCGCGGCGGGCTGGGAGGATGAGGGCGTGATTCGGCCAGGATCACGGGCTGCTTTTACGCTGTGGGACCGTTTAGGAGGGGAGAGCACAGCGCTGGTACTCTGA
- the alaS gene encoding alanine--tRNA ligase, which produces MTAPKQYSTAEIRQKFLEFFASKEHLILPGHSVIAPDPTTMFTVAGMQQFKPQFMGAPAQFSEGTSQRVTTAQKCVRMDDIENVGRTRRHLSLFEMMGNFSFGNYFKREAIAWAWEFLTSPDWMGFDKDRMYVTVYVDDDEAFGYWTGDHGLPASHIHRFGADENFWPADAPLKGPNGPCGPCSEIYYDRGEKYGSDTWEDYAQTRESARFLEVWNLVFPQFDRQGLDESGTPILAPLPYQNIDTGMGLERVASVVQDEPDFYTNDVFRPLIDKIAELSGIPYEGEQSVSHRVIAEHARSVSMVIADGVTLSNTGRGYVVRKVLRRASRHAYLLGLTEPSIYRLVPIVVSRMKDGYPELVQEQERIAATIKGEEERFLRTLEEGIGRLNALLQELGGEKVLSGDDAFTLYDTYGFPLDLTQEIAEEQGVSVDVTGYELALERAQETARAGSKFGKGELFDSETELVKNLPATEFVGYDELDTAGEVLAVLDTGGEQDRQTVVLSRTPFYAEGGGEVGDTGRLEWEGGEGRVLNTRKNSGVWLHDVEVTAGQLTQGQRVRGVVSEDRAAIQRHHTATHLLHAALKAVLGGDVRQAGSLVAADRLRFDFTHSAPLSAEELAQIEALVSRWISANFAVSWQEMPIAEARAAGATALFGEKYGDTVRVVSVQGDVDYGGVTVSSMELCGGAHVRRTGDIGAFVLLSDENVSAGVRRIEALAGEAATHWLRGQLNTLGQAAALLNTGTSGLEGRIGGLQAQLRAAEKETAQAKAKLAEAQMGGGHAGQAVREIGGYRVAAVQLSGVEGGALRGAADKLLDTSDADLVVVAADSGLVVKASKDAVARGAHAGQLIGKLAAAGGGKGGGRSDMAQAGIQDATAALAALESALG; this is translated from the coding sequence ATGACCGCGCCCAAACAGTACTCCACCGCCGAAATCCGCCAGAAATTCCTGGAGTTTTTTGCCAGCAAAGAACACCTGATCCTGCCAGGCCATTCGGTGATCGCGCCTGATCCGACCACCATGTTCACGGTCGCGGGGATGCAGCAGTTCAAGCCGCAATTCATGGGCGCACCCGCGCAATTCTCTGAAGGCACCAGCCAGCGCGTGACCACGGCCCAGAAGTGCGTGCGAATGGATGATATTGAGAACGTAGGCCGCACCCGCCGCCACCTGAGCCTGTTCGAGATGATGGGCAACTTCAGCTTTGGGAACTACTTCAAGCGTGAAGCGATTGCCTGGGCCTGGGAATTCCTGACCAGCCCGGATTGGATGGGCTTTGACAAGGACCGCATGTATGTGACGGTCTATGTGGACGATGACGAGGCTTTTGGCTACTGGACAGGGGATCATGGTCTGCCCGCAAGTCACATTCACCGCTTCGGAGCTGACGAGAACTTCTGGCCTGCCGACGCACCGCTCAAAGGCCCCAACGGCCCCTGTGGTCCCTGCTCGGAAATCTACTACGACCGGGGCGAAAAGTACGGCAGTGATACCTGGGAAGACTACGCCCAGACCCGCGAGAGCGCCCGCTTTCTGGAAGTCTGGAACCTGGTGTTTCCGCAGTTCGACCGCCAGGGCCTGGACGAAAGCGGCACCCCCATTCTGGCCCCGCTGCCCTACCAGAACATCGACACTGGCATGGGCCTGGAGCGTGTGGCGAGCGTGGTGCAGGACGAGCCGGACTTTTATACCAACGATGTGTTCCGCCCGCTGATCGACAAGATCGCCGAACTGAGTGGGATCCCCTACGAGGGTGAGCAGAGCGTGTCACACCGCGTCATCGCCGAACACGCCCGCAGCGTGAGCATGGTGATCGCAGACGGCGTGACGCTGAGCAACACCGGACGCGGCTATGTGGTCCGTAAGGTGCTGCGCCGCGCCTCACGCCACGCTTACTTGCTGGGCCTGACCGAGCCAAGCATTTACCGGCTGGTGCCGATTGTGGTAAGCCGCATGAAAGACGGCTACCCCGAACTGGTACAGGAACAGGAGCGCATTGCCGCCACCATTAAGGGTGAGGAAGAGCGCTTCCTGCGCACCCTGGAAGAGGGCATCGGCCGCCTGAATGCCCTGTTGCAAGAATTGGGCGGCGAGAAGGTGCTGAGCGGTGACGATGCTTTCACCCTGTACGACACTTACGGCTTCCCGCTGGACCTGACCCAGGAAATCGCCGAGGAACAGGGCGTGAGCGTAGACGTGACCGGCTACGAACTGGCCTTGGAACGCGCCCAGGAAACCGCCCGTGCCGGGAGCAAATTCGGCAAGGGCGAACTGTTCGACAGTGAAACCGAACTGGTCAAGAATCTGCCTGCCACCGAATTCGTCGGCTATGACGAACTGGACACTGCGGGCGAGGTGCTGGCCGTGCTGGACACGGGCGGGGAGCAGGACCGCCAGACCGTCGTGCTGAGCCGCACTCCCTTCTATGCCGAGGGCGGCGGCGAGGTGGGCGACACGGGCCGACTGGAATGGGAAGGTGGTGAAGGCCGGGTGCTGAACACCCGCAAGAACTCCGGCGTGTGGCTGCATGACGTAGAAGTGACCGCTGGACAGTTGACCCAGGGCCAGCGCGTGCGCGGCGTGGTGAGCGAGGACCGGGCTGCCATTCAGCGCCACCACACTGCCACCCACCTCCTGCACGCGGCGCTGAAAGCCGTATTGGGCGGCGACGTGCGCCAGGCCGGCTCGTTGGTGGCGGCCGACCGCCTGCGCTTCGACTTTACGCACAGTGCGCCGCTGAGCGCCGAGGAATTGGCCCAGATCGAAGCCCTGGTCAGCCGCTGGATCAGCGCCAACTTTGCGGTCAGTTGGCAAGAGATGCCGATTGCCGAGGCACGGGCTGCCGGGGCCACCGCGCTCTTTGGCGAAAAGTACGGCGACACCGTGCGCGTGGTGAGCGTGCAGGGCGACGTGGACTACGGCGGCGTGACCGTCTCCAGCATGGAACTGTGCGGCGGGGCCCACGTGCGCCGCACCGGAGATATCGGTGCGTTCGTGCTCCTGAGCGACGAAAATGTGTCGGCAGGCGTCCGCCGAATTGAGGCACTGGCCGGTGAAGCGGCGACCCACTGGCTCCGCGGCCAACTCAACACCCTGGGGCAGGCAGCTGCCCTGCTCAACACGGGCACGAGCGGGCTGGAGGGGCGCATTGGCGGCCTGCAAGCCCAGCTGCGCGCTGCTGAAAAGGAAACTGCCCAGGCCAAAGCCAAGCTGGCCGAAGCTCAGATGGGTGGCGGGCACGCGGGACAGGCGGTCCGCGAAATTGGCGGCTACCGGGTGGCTGCCGTGCAGCTGAGCGGTGTCGAAGGTGGAGCACTGCGCGGAGCTGCCGACAAGCTGCTGGACACCAGCGACGCCGACTTGGTGGTCGTGGCCGCCGACAGTGGCTTGGTCGTTAAGGCCAGCAAGGATGCTGTGGCCCGTGGGGCCCACGCTGGTCAGCTGATCGGCAAGCTGGCCGCAGCAGGAGGCGGCAAAGGCGGGGGCCGCTCCGACATGGCCCAGGCGGGGATTCAGGACGCCACTGCGGCACTGGCCGCGCTGGAATCGGCACTCGGCTGA
- a CDS encoding homoserine dehydrogenase — translation MQSPAPAHPIHAQHQVHVREVTLGLLGCGSVGSAILELLERRRQTFADMGVRIQVAGVLVRDASRPRDVPRGTPLTDDPSFLNKCAVVIEVMGGTERPLELLRPYLCSGRPVITANKALLAECWDDLRPFALAGQLYYEASVMAGTPVIGPMSTVLRASTFQRFQAVVNGTCNFILTRMEQGLDYPEALAEAQALGYAEDPPTLDVGGFDSAHKLAVLARFCADGRFPFQAVSVQGIEHLTQPDIQAAAARGERYKLVAELMRTADGKEDSWEGWQAKVHPLSLPGDHALCSTAGSRNAMLFEGDECGPLLFAGGGAGGMVTASAVVGDLLDWLIGFPGHVPLHGPEEGLGAETNCG, via the coding sequence ATGCAGTCTCCCGCTCCCGCCCACCCGATTCACGCCCAGCACCAGGTTCACGTCCGTGAGGTGACCCTGGGCCTGCTGGGTTGTGGCAGCGTGGGCAGCGCCATTTTGGAGCTGCTGGAGCGCCGCCGTCAGACTTTTGCTGACATGGGGGTGCGGATTCAAGTGGCGGGTGTACTGGTGCGCGACGCCTCGCGCCCGCGTGATGTGCCGCGTGGTACGCCTCTGACCGATGACCCCAGCTTTTTGAACAAGTGCGCCGTGGTCATCGAGGTGATGGGCGGCACCGAGCGTCCGCTGGAGTTGCTGCGGCCCTACCTGTGTTCAGGTCGTCCGGTGATTACGGCCAACAAGGCACTGCTGGCCGAGTGCTGGGATGATCTGCGCCCCTTCGCGCTGGCGGGGCAGCTGTACTATGAGGCCAGTGTGATGGCGGGTACGCCAGTCATCGGGCCGATGAGCACGGTGCTGCGAGCCAGTACCTTTCAGCGCTTTCAGGCGGTAGTCAATGGCACCTGTAACTTCATCCTGACCCGTATGGAACAGGGTCTGGACTATCCCGAAGCCCTGGCCGAAGCACAGGCACTGGGCTACGCCGAGGACCCGCCCACCCTGGACGTAGGCGGCTTTGACAGCGCCCATAAGCTGGCGGTGCTGGCCCGCTTCTGCGCGGATGGACGTTTTCCGTTCCAGGCAGTCAGTGTTCAGGGCATTGAGCATCTGACACAGCCGGATATTCAGGCGGCGGCCGCGCGCGGCGAGCGTTACAAGCTGGTGGCCGAACTGATGCGCACTGCTGACGGTAAGGAAGACAGTTGGGAAGGCTGGCAGGCGAAGGTTCATCCGCTGTCACTGCCGGGCGATCATGCCCTGTGCAGCACTGCTGGCAGCCGCAACGCCATGCTCTTTGAGGGCGACGAGTGCGGCCCGCTGCTGTTTGCCGGTGGGGGCGCAGGGGGCATGGTCACGGCCAGTGCGGTGGTGGGCGACCTGCTGGATTGGCTGATCGGCTTTCCGGGTCATGTGCCGCTGCACGGTCCTGAAGAGGGGTTAGGCGCGGAAACGAACTGCGGGTAA